GCCCTTGGTGGCAGCATTTCATACGTAATATTCCTTTCTAAATATTGACATCATCATCACATGAGGGTACTCTCGGTGGTCAAAAACTCCAAGCATTTCAGGTCTTATTAGTAGATGTTATAATTTTGGCTTTTAGGTATAGATGAAATCCATGCAATTCGGCTATTGCTAAATAAAATTAATCCATAAATTTAACTGTAAACATTAATTTCAAATGATATACTTACATAATTATAAACAGAGCGAAACTGACATCACCATAAAAAATGGTTGAAGCAGCACAGATGATTAGAGGAGAGTATATACCAGACAAATAATCCATGTGAAAACTTGACACAGTATACTGCCTGGTATGTAGAAAGCGCTTACCAATTGCTGTTTGTCTTTTCAGCTTtagagtttgggtttttttggttaatttttaattatgaaataatgttatacttgagttgAAAACACAGTGCAGACAGTTCCCAGATATCCTTCACCCAGCTCCCCCAACAGGTATATCTTATATAATTgtagagcattttttaaaagtaaggctTTAACATTGTTTGCAAACACCAATAACTAAGATACAGACTTTAGGGCGGCCCTGGGAGGTGGCCAGGCCAGGAAGACAATGATGAcgctgctgctgccactgttcCTCCGCGCCCCACCAACATAGGCCCTGGCTGGTCCCTACCCTGCGAGGATGCAAGGGAGCAGGCACCCGGCGGGCGGATCTGTGTCACACAGATGATCCTTTCTAATTCTATAGTTAAATCCGTCTCAGAGAATGACAGATTTTAGATTAATTGAAAAATACAGTTGTGAGAACATGCAGGAGGGTATAAAAATATGGACTGTAGTACCGTTaactaatatttaagaaaaacattatcTTGAGGAGACCTATAATGCACATCAAAAGAGCTGACAACCAAAAACGATTGGATTTTTTTACCCAATGGCCATGGCCATGTGATTTCACACAAATTTCCTCAGTTTAATGTCACTAGAGTTTGCCAGGAGTTAGAGAAGAGGGACAAGCGAATCATGAGAAACCGTACATCGTTATCCACGTTCATACTTCTGGGACTGACAGATGATCCTCAAATGCAAgttctgatttttatatttcttttttttcttcttcttcttcttcccaaagcccctcagtacatagttgtatattctagttgtaggtccttctggttctgctctatgggacaccaccaccccatgacttgatgagcagtgccggatccacacccagcatctgaactggcgaaaccctgggccaccaaagtggaccatgtgaacttaatcacaggccagcccctgatttttacatttctgtttgaTGCTTACACATTGAGTAATCTGACCATCATTACATTCTCTTTGGTAGATTCTCACCTTAAAACTTCCATGTACTTTCCTCAAAAACTTCTCCTTTTTAGAAAACATATTCACCATGGTCTGCATTCCCAGAGTCTTATACAGCTTATCAACTGGGGACAAGACCATTTCCTATTATGCTTGTTTTGCTCCACTACTTTTTGTCATCTTCCTTGGAGCCACAGAATTTTTTCTCCTGGGCATCATGTCCTGTGGTcactatgtggccatctgcaaacccttGCATTATGCAACTATCGTGAGCAGCAAAGTTTGTGGACGGCTTGTTTGCTTTTGGATAGCGGGGTTTTGGGTCATGTTCCCACCACTTTGCCGGGGCTTAAACCTGGAATTCTGTGACTATAATATCATTGATCATTTTCTCTGTGATACTTCTCCCCTGCTGAAGATCTCTTGTTCAGACACATGGTTCATAGAACAGATGGCTGTTGTCCTTGCTGTGTTGACCATCATGACACTTCTGTGTGTAGTTATGTCATATATGCATATCATCAAGACCATCATAGAGTTCCCGTCAGCCCAGCAAAGGAGGAAGTCCTTTTCTACCTACTCTTCTCACATGATTGTGTTTTTTGTCACCTACAGTGGTTGTATTTTCATCTATATCAAACCTCCAGCAAAGGATGAAGTGGCAATCAATAAGTGTGTGTCAGTGCTTACTACTTCTGTTGACCCCATGTTAAACCCATTTATTTATACCCTGAGGAACAAGCAAGTGGAACAAGTTTTCACAGACTCAATCAAGAGAACATCATTGAAGTAAAGGGGTGTTGAAACTGAGCATTAAATATATCAGACAAGAGCAGCGGGCTTTAAGctcatagttttaaattcttaattattgTACCTTGTCCACAGTCTGTTCATATTAACATGCTGTTCTTATTGATTCTAAGACACAGACTCATCATTTCAATGTTTGTTGAAATAGACAAGTTGAGTCACTTCGACACATTCAAAATAAACTTTCTCCAAGGTAACATCTCATATCAAGAAAACATGAAATCAGATTTCCATGAAAAGGGCCTTACCTAAACTCAAACTGATACCGAACCTGAAatgagttcactcacccgttgcacagcaagccaatctctgacactgggtgtggtggaaggaagtaggaattttatttttgcacagcactgagcaaggagagagggcagctaacgctgaaatcccaaactccctgaaaagctaaaaggaaggatttttatttgggattttaggtAGGGAAGAGGGAGCGTATGGCCTTgatggtcggagctttcccaccagtctgtctttggccttgagacacttccAGATAGGAGGGAACCCATGaacttgctggtcagcagcttccccacaagcctgtatctctttgcagggaggagataatccaggtgcttgtccttggcagtgtctgtctccatggagaatagtggagtctggagccaggaagccagggagtaaacagggaatgagtgttttggttttaaccccacatacgctgggtttaatgtagggaaactgatatcagggttggtatcaaAACCTGGtactgagaaatgaaaacactattaAAGCTTATatcaaaaaaaattgaattattgaattaacaggaaaataatggagtatttattgctttttctcagTGTAAACATCGAAATTGCAtcagaaaaaaaagcatatatattatTACTCTTCTCAAGCAAggataagataatttttttaaataataatgagttAGTTTGAGTAAAAAAGAATGGATTTTAACACTGAAGAGGAAAACATGTAAGTTTAGACATGTAGAGATCCACATCtagtttggaaaagaaaatttaaagccCAAAGATTTAGAGTTCAGATTCGCTGGGTTCTCTCCAAAAAGAGCCCAGCCTCCACATGAATTCATCACCTGGATGGCAGTGATCTGATAGTCTACTGAGACAATAAAAGCATCTTCACAGTGGCAAAGCAAGACTAGTGCTGAAATGCATAATGCAATGCAAGTCCTAATTAATGCTAAATTAAGCCAACAGGAGCCGACAATTCTCAGCAAATTAAAGTTCTAGTCATCAAGCAAATGAAACCAGCAAAGTACGTGGAAACCAtggattagagaaaaaaaatccaatatgaAATCATAATTGTTTCCTAAAAGGTTATCATCAATATTGAAAGAACATAAGGTATAACGTTCATTAATATTTCTTAAGAAAGATTTTCTGCAtttgattacttttttctttaccatCTTTCATATTTCTTACCATAGACCTTGCTGGGGTTTGGGGCAGGCCGCTCCAGAATGTGTCATTTGGGCATGTGGATTATTTCGAGTTGTAGACAA
This DNA window, taken from Equus przewalskii isolate Varuska chromosome 5, EquPr2, whole genome shotgun sequence, encodes the following:
- the LOC103543724 gene encoding LOW QUALITY PROTEIN: olfactory receptor 6C2-like (The sequence of the model RefSeq protein was modified relative to this genomic sequence to represent the inferred CDS: inserted 2 bases in 1 codon): MRNRTSLSTFILLGLTDDPQMQVLIFIFLFFLLLLLPKAPHNLTIITFSLVDSHLKTSMYXFLKNFSFLENIFTMVCIPRVLYSLSTGDKTISYYACFAPLLFVIFLGATEFFLLGIMSCGHYVAICKPLHYATIVSSKVCGRLVCFWIAGFWVMFPPLCRGLNLEFCDYNIIDHFLCDTSPLLKISCSDTWFIEQMAVVLAVLTIMTLLCVVMSYMHIIKTIIEFPSAQQRRKSFSTYSSHMIVFFVTYSGCIFIYIKPPAKDEVAINKCVSVLTTSVDPMLNPFIYTLRNKQVEQVFTDSIKRTSLK